One window of Saprospiraceae bacterium genomic DNA carries:
- a CDS encoding M48 family metalloprotease: MKYLILTMFLFLEFSACKSLKKGWDNLNLFPVSQDVELGKQVYGEIIANEKDFPKLPEAGNEELYKYINAIVHKILLTGKVDYAKDFPWKITIINDAKTQNAFATPGGYIFIYTGLLKFLDSEDQLAGVLGHEIAHAANRHSTKQLTKIVGLQVLADAALGNKETIKQVATAIIGLSFSRAHETQADTMSVIYLCQTDYNANGASGFFKKIKGQGSTPSWLSTHPNPSNRIESIDGKQKAMGCKGNQAYEKPYAKMKLLLDKIEPPIVPGEKTIPNTNANSTKKDSKTPPPDTVVQNKNKVIVKPK, translated from the coding sequence ATGAAATACCTGATTTTAACTATGTTTTTGTTTTTGGAATTCAGTGCATGTAAATCTTTGAAAAAGGGTTGGGATAATTTAAATTTATTTCCTGTCAGTCAGGATGTAGAATTGGGAAAACAGGTGTATGGAGAGATCATTGCAAATGAAAAAGACTTTCCAAAATTACCGGAAGCAGGAAATGAAGAATTGTATAAATACATCAATGCCATCGTTCACAAAATACTTTTAACCGGTAAAGTGGATTATGCCAAAGATTTTCCCTGGAAGATTACCATTATCAATGATGCTAAAACACAAAATGCATTTGCAACACCGGGTGGTTATATTTTTATATATACCGGCCTTTTAAAATTTTTAGATTCAGAAGATCAGTTAGCGGGAGTTCTTGGTCATGAAATTGCACATGCTGCCAACCGACATAGTACCAAACAATTGACTAAAATAGTGGGTTTGCAGGTGCTTGCAGATGCTGCCTTGGGCAATAAAGAAACGATCAAGCAAGTGGCTACAGCAATTATTGGTTTAAGTTTTAGCCGTGCTCATGAAACGCAGGCAGACACAATGTCTGTAATTTATTTGTGTCAAACTGATTACAATGCCAATGGAGCATCGGGTTTTTTTAAGAAAATAAAAGGCCAGGGTTCAACTCCCAGTTGGCTAAGTACGCATCCAAATCCGTCCAACCGGATTGAATCAATAGATGGAAAACAAAAAGCAATGGGTTGTAAGGGAAATCAAGCTTATGAAAAACCCTATGCAAAAATGAAATTATTGTTGGATAAAATTGAACCACCTATTGTACCGGGAGAAAAAACAATTCCGAATACGAATGCTAATTCGACAAAGAAGGATAGTAAAACGCCTCCACCGGATACCGTCGTACAAAACAAAAATAAAGTAATAGTCAAACCGAAATAA
- a CDS encoding T9SS type A sorting domain-containing protein, protein MNKNLLFLFIAIILQFDFLIAQSPRSIHTNKFSSNLKIPKTKITSFANYYIHADFNNLENKKESQAVPKRKLDSIVNVGVSIRDFLGKKRYVYNDHGNLTEVEDLEWDPNLNSWVNVFRNENIYDLKNNLVSSLFYQGDQFQWDQFAKSTYEYDINSRIQKVVSYNWDEIKAQWIPEYKDTLIYNQKNQITLVESYSWNDNTKKWLIQNKADEVYNALGQLIMETGYQWDANSKLWINSFRTEWTYHATGKTYQIISAIWDDTASDWLYLGKTEDIYNGSNQLINYLDYNFDANQNNWVNNIKGDLIYDANGNVISELYAIWDSGNSKWNVLVKLENMFNNSFKLNDLVLPYTDDYNLNNFNHMLLKTAYFDNSQGNFVNDANDLFYYSPIDVVKTQNADQLDFQVSPNPAHDVVKFNFSNESNAYQFAVYSIDGQLVQSDEIKSNSILDIHNIPAGIYFYHIRENHQERATGKLIIQK, encoded by the coding sequence GTGAATAAAAATCTCCTGTTCCTATTTATTGCAATTATTTTACAATTTGATTTTTTAATTGCACAATCACCTCGGTCGATTCACACAAACAAATTTAGTAGCAATTTAAAAATACCAAAAACTAAGATTACAAGTTTTGCAAATTATTACATTCATGCTGATTTTAATAATTTAGAAAATAAAAAGGAATCACAAGCTGTGCCTAAAAGAAAATTAGATAGCATTGTGAATGTTGGGGTCTCAATTCGAGATTTTTTAGGAAAAAAAAGATATGTTTATAATGATCACGGCAATTTAACTGAAGTTGAAGATTTGGAATGGGATCCCAATTTGAATTCCTGGGTAAATGTTTTTAGGAATGAAAATATCTATGATTTAAAGAATAATTTAGTAAGCAGTTTATTTTATCAGGGAGATCAATTTCAATGGGATCAATTTGCTAAATCGACCTATGAATATGATATAAACAGCCGCATACAGAAAGTAGTATCCTATAATTGGGATGAAATTAAAGCACAATGGATTCCGGAGTATAAAGATACACTGATCTACAATCAAAAAAATCAAATCACTCTTGTTGAAAGTTATTCATGGAATGACAATACTAAAAAATGGTTAATACAAAATAAAGCAGACGAAGTTTACAATGCTTTAGGTCAGTTGATTATGGAAACAGGTTATCAATGGGATGCTAACTCAAAACTGTGGATTAATTCGTTTCGTACGGAATGGACGTATCATGCAACTGGCAAAACGTATCAGATAATTTCAGCTATTTGGGATGATACTGCCAGCGATTGGTTGTATCTAGGCAAGACGGAGGATATTTATAATGGATCAAATCAATTAATCAATTATTTAGACTACAATTTTGATGCGAATCAAAACAATTGGGTGAATAATATAAAAGGCGATTTGATTTATGATGCAAATGGAAATGTTATTTCAGAATTGTACGCAATCTGGGATTCAGGCAATTCGAAGTGGAATGTTTTAGTTAAACTGGAAAATATGTTTAATAACAGTTTTAAGTTGAATGATTTGGTATTACCTTATACAGATGATTACAACTTAAATAATTTTAATCACATGTTGTTAAAAACAGCTTATTTTGATAATTCACAGGGAAACTTCGTTAATGATGCAAATGATTTATTTTATTATTCACCCATAGATGTCGTAAAGACACAGAATGCAGATCAGTTGGATTTTCAAGTTTCTCCAAATCCGGCTCATGATGTAGTAAAATTTAATTTTAGCAATGAATCGAATGCCTATCAATTTGCTGTTTATTCCATAGACGGTCAGTTGGTTCAATCAGATGAAATAAAAAGCAACAGCATTCTTGATATTCATAATATACCGGCAGGAATTTATTTCTATCATATCAGGGAGAATCATCAGGAACGAGCAACTGGAAAACTAATCATACAAAAGTAA
- a CDS encoding OmpH family outer membrane protein has translation MISRLCILLFLALGLQSTVSSQRFALVDVNKVLDNMDDYKKAQDELDRVAAGWKQEISIEYDKIKAMYNKYQAEQVLLTEEQRKQKEEEITNKEKEVRKLQKDRFGEEGELFRRRQDLVRPIQDRVYAAIQEFASGSGLEAMFDTSGSAGIIYYSKDLDKTEAIIKKLKSK, from the coding sequence ATGATTTCCAGACTCTGCATTTTGTTATTTCTGGCCTTGGGCCTTCAAAGTACTGTTTCCAGCCAACGTTTTGCCCTTGTGGATGTCAATAAGGTATTGGATAATATGGATGACTACAAAAAAGCCCAGGATGAATTGGATCGGGTAGCAGCCGGATGGAAACAAGAGATTTCAATTGAATACGATAAAATTAAAGCCATGTATAACAAATACCAGGCTGAACAAGTCTTGTTGACCGAAGAACAACGCAAACAAAAAGAAGAGGAAATTACCAATAAAGAAAAGGAAGTCCGCAAGCTTCAAAAAGATCGCTTTGGTGAAGAAGGGGAACTCTTTAGAAGAAGACAAGACCTTGTGAGACCCATTCAGGATCGCGTATATGCAGCCATACAGGAGTTTGCCTCCGGTAGTGGTTTGGAAGCGATGTTTGATACCAGTGGCTCTGCCGGAATCATTTATTACAGTAAAGACCTGGATAAGACAGAGGCAATCATCAAAAAATTAAAATCGAAATAA
- a CDS encoding prohibitin family protein produces MALMSIGIILLFVSFFLRNPDNTMNRFNRILRTLGAALIIFGFLFSAVVQIDAGRIGVKKLFGKVQPDILESGLHVINPLLEIVRLDVKTQNYTMSGVHDEGLKSGDDAIRVLTSDGLEVVIDLTVLFRLKKSEAPRIIQEIGADYVDKIVRPISRTKIRDNAVYYQAIELFSIKRDEFQQRIYKSIEADFLARGMELEQLLVRNITLPESVRNSIEEKINAEQDAQKMTFVLQKEKQEAERKRVEAQGIADYQKIINATLTDKQLQYEWIKAYQGLVHSTNAKVIVMDKHAPVILDSK; encoded by the coding sequence ATGGCTTTAATGTCGATTGGAATTATCTTGCTTTTTGTCAGTTTTTTTCTTCGCAATCCGGATAACACCATGAACCGGTTTAACCGAATCCTGCGCACCCTCGGTGCCGCTTTAATAATTTTTGGCTTCCTGTTTTCTGCCGTCGTTCAAATTGATGCTGGACGAATTGGAGTTAAGAAGTTATTTGGTAAAGTACAACCTGACATTTTGGAAAGTGGTCTACATGTTATCAACCCCTTGTTGGAAATTGTACGTCTCGATGTTAAAACCCAAAACTATACCATGAGCGGCGTGCATGATGAAGGTTTGAAGTCGGGAGATGATGCAATCCGCGTGCTTACCTCCGATGGTTTGGAGGTCGTTATTGATTTAACCGTTTTATTTCGCTTGAAAAAGAGCGAAGCCCCTAGAATCATCCAGGAAATCGGTGCGGATTACGTTGATAAAATTGTAAGACCCATCTCCAGGACTAAAATCAGAGACAATGCTGTTTACTATCAGGCTATTGAATTGTTTTCAATAAAACGGGATGAATTCCAACAACGCATTTATAAAAGCATTGAAGCTGATTTTTTAGCCAGAGGAATGGAACTCGAACAATTATTGGTAAGAAATATAACTTTACCTGAATCCGTTAGAAATTCTATTGAAGAAAAAATTAATGCCGAACAAGATGCACAAAAAATGACTTTCGTGCTGCAAAAAGAAAAACAAGAAGCTGAACGGAAACGCGTCGAAGCACAAGGGATCGCTGATTATCAAAAAATCATCAATGCAACCCTTACAGACAAACAATTGCAATACGAATGGATCAAAGCCTACCAGGGATTAGTCCATTCTACCAATGCAAAAGTGATCGTGATGGATAAACACGCACCGGTAATTCTCGATTCTAAATAG
- the murI gene encoding glutamate racemase — translation MNSNARRPVGIFDSGVGGLTVASAIHYNLPNERFIYFGDTAHLPYGEKSHDAIRYYSLRICRFLLENDCKAIVVACNSASTAAYEVLLEFFKDKAVFVNVVDPLVDYCCQHDYHRVGLIATHATVQSGVYDKQFHVRKKSVELYSLATPLLAPMIEEGFVNNAISHSVLETYLSDPHLNNIDALLLACTHYPLIKQEITDFFKNKMPVLDSTDVTAAALKTALAEQNLLSDQKSGSDQFYVSDFSENFLRTTKLFYPEKVNLEQKNIW, via the coding sequence GTGAATAGCAATGCCAGACGGCCTGTTGGAATATTCGATTCCGGAGTCGGCGGTCTTACGGTTGCTTCTGCTATTCATTACAATTTACCCAACGAACGTTTTATTTATTTTGGAGATACCGCCCATTTACCGTATGGTGAAAAATCTCACGATGCCATTCGCTATTATTCATTAAGAATCTGCCGTTTTCTTTTAGAAAATGATTGCAAAGCGATCGTAGTTGCTTGCAATTCTGCTTCCACCGCAGCCTACGAAGTTTTATTGGAATTTTTTAAAGACAAAGCAGTCTTTGTAAATGTAGTCGATCCCTTGGTTGACTATTGTTGCCAACACGATTACCATCGCGTCGGACTGATTGCGACGCATGCAACCGTTCAATCAGGTGTTTACGACAAACAATTTCATGTTCGAAAAAAATCTGTCGAATTGTATTCTTTAGCTACTCCTTTATTAGCTCCCATGATTGAAGAAGGCTTTGTAAACAATGCCATCAGCCATTCTGTCCTGGAAACGTATTTGAGTGATCCACATTTAAATAATATTGATGCCCTCTTGCTTGCTTGTACACACTATCCCCTAATTAAACAGGAAATAACAGATTTCTTTAAAAATAAAATGCCGGTACTCGATTCCACCGATGTCACTGCAGCCGCATTGAAAACGGCCCTGGCAGAACAAAACTTACTAAGTGATCAAAAATCGGGCAGCGATCAATTTTATGTATCCGATTTTTCTGAAAATTTTCTTCGAACAACTAAACTGTTCTATCCAGAAAAAGTAAATCTTGAACAAAAAAATATTTGGTGA
- a CDS encoding acyloxyacyl hydrolase, whose amino-acid sequence MKIGILFIHCIFSCQLIAQVSNWTIQASYLPGKLSKHTEKMLYDPRGIANFAELDFVYQTQGSFAWERYYKLPRYGVSMRYLDLGKPHEILGNGFSITPYMDFGILQHQSYSFHFMIACGLAYLNLPYDIKTNSLQTAIGSHWNNHTSFQIRFEHTLMKKHAVFFGMSLSHTSNGAFKSPNLGLNYLSGVLGIGLETQKQKTYERLKNIQVSESEKGKDHFSFQLEWGATWKETRIPNGPKYLINFWTSDIGYQYTNYKSWRLAVDIENNHLASYFSDYTELRKNKKQAAKDGLRLNVYGGHQWLFGGISLSLKAGYQFLRNISLDDYPVVTKLDLCYLVPHAFLNRVKPYVGISLKTHFGTAEYIGVMAGFRLDRFTNK is encoded by the coding sequence TTGAAAATCGGCATTCTGTTTATTCATTGCATTTTTAGTTGTCAATTGATAGCGCAGGTTTCAAATTGGACCATTCAAGCATCATACCTTCCTGGAAAATTATCGAAACACACTGAAAAGATGTTGTATGATCCAAGAGGAATTGCAAATTTCGCAGAATTGGATTTCGTGTATCAAACGCAGGGAAGCTTTGCATGGGAACGCTATTATAAATTACCCAGATACGGTGTTTCGATGCGTTATCTGGATCTTGGAAAACCGCATGAAATTTTAGGAAATGGTTTTTCAATTACTCCATACATGGATTTTGGAATTCTGCAACACCAATCCTATTCTTTTCATTTTATGATTGCATGTGGATTGGCGTATTTGAATTTACCTTATGACATCAAAACAAATTCATTACAGACAGCGATAGGATCTCATTGGAATAATCATACCAGTTTTCAAATCCGATTTGAACATACCCTGATGAAAAAACATGCTGTTTTCTTTGGGATGAGTTTAAGTCATACCAGTAATGGTGCTTTTAAATCACCCAATTTAGGATTGAATTATTTATCAGGTGTCCTGGGGATTGGATTGGAAACTCAAAAACAAAAGACGTATGAACGACTTAAAAATATCCAGGTTTCAGAATCTGAAAAGGGAAAGGATCATTTTTCATTTCAGTTGGAATGGGGAGCCACCTGGAAAGAAACACGCATACCCAATGGTCCGAAGTATTTGATCAATTTCTGGACTTCAGATATTGGATACCAATATACTAATTATAAATCCTGGAGGCTTGCAGTTGATATTGAAAACAATCATTTGGCTTCTTATTTTAGTGATTATACAGAATTAAGAAAGAATAAGAAACAGGCAGCTAAAGATGGCTTGCGTTTAAATGTGTACGGAGGTCATCAATGGTTGTTTGGCGGAATCAGTTTAAGTTTAAAAGCAGGATATCAATTTTTAAGAAATATCAGTTTAGACGATTATCCCGTTGTAACTAAGCTGGATCTTTGTTATCTTGTGCCTCATGCGTTTCTAAATCGAGTCAAGCCCTATGTAGGAATAAGTTTGAAAACGCATTTCGGTACTGCGGAATATATTGGCGTAATGGCTGGCTTTCGATTGGATCGTTTTACAAATAAATGA
- a CDS encoding OmpH family outer membrane protein produces MNIKLLYLSVLSLLISFTGLQAQKFGYLNSQALLAELPEVKQADANLQALQTQLEKKGQMMVQELEGKYKDLQRREQSGEISPKALDEEAKKLKEQEGELSKYEQEVQKQLATKRQELLQPLIDKVNNAIKQVATEGQFTYIFDSSTGILLYAADSMDVTASVKLKLGI; encoded by the coding sequence ATGAATATCAAGCTTTTATATTTATCAGTACTCAGTCTTTTGATCAGTTTTACCGGCCTTCAGGCTCAAAAATTTGGTTACTTGAATTCACAAGCACTGTTGGCCGAATTGCCGGAAGTCAAACAAGCCGATGCCAACTTACAAGCACTTCAAACCCAATTGGAGAAAAAAGGCCAAATGATGGTACAGGAATTGGAAGGAAAATACAAGGACCTCCAACGCCGTGAACAATCCGGAGAAATTAGCCCAAAAGCATTGGATGAAGAAGCGAAAAAGTTAAAAGAACAAGAAGGCGAATTGTCCAAATACGAGCAAGAAGTTCAAAAACAATTGGCTACCAAAAGACAAGAATTGCTGCAGCCTTTAATTGACAAAGTAAATAATGCCATCAAACAAGTGGCAACAGAAGGTCAGTTTACCTACATCTTTGATTCCAGTACGGGAATTCTACTCTATGCAGCAGACTCAATGGATGTTACAGCCAGCGTTAAGTTAAAACTAGGAATCTGA
- a CDS encoding histidine ammonia-lyase, giving the protein MNSVYLLGTGDCSIQDIKKILHGELKLEVEPALKLKLQQQRTKLEAILDESDQAIYGINTGFGALCNTIIADDKLNELQSNLVRSHACGFGALVPIPTVRLVLLLKIICLCKVYSAVRWELIEFLIQLFNQKITPQIPEMGSLGASGDLAPLAHLSLPCIGEGILNYESKEYPSFDLLSKLNIPIPYLRAKEGLALLNGTQYSLALLFTAWDSAERSYHNSNLNVALSMEAFNCNLGFLHPKIHEIRKQAGQIHAANEISIWLDGSDLNTRDQKSVQDPYSFRCAPQVHGASYDVIRYCKSIIENEINSVTDNPLMLSETEIVSGGNFHAQPLALASDFLCLAVAELANISERRLYQLVCGLRGLPDFLTSEAGLNSGYMIVQYAAAAAVSLNKQYCSPSSIDSIISSKGQEDHVSMAANAGIRCNKIAQQTEMVLAMEWLTATRAMHFRQNYKTGAALKNLIAKFQEIVPFQAEDHIPSLYYQKSIDFLKTIAH; this is encoded by the coding sequence ATGAATTCTGTTTACTTATTGGGAACCGGTGATTGCAGCATCCAGGATATCAAAAAGATATTGCATGGGGAGTTAAAACTGGAAGTTGAGCCAGCTTTAAAATTAAAGTTGCAACAACAACGAACCAAACTGGAAGCAATTCTAGATGAAAGTGACCAGGCAATTTATGGAATTAATACAGGATTTGGTGCACTTTGCAATACCATCATTGCAGACGACAAGCTTAATGAATTGCAATCGAATCTCGTGAGATCCCATGCCTGTGGTTTTGGAGCATTGGTTCCAATCCCAACGGTTCGATTGGTATTATTATTAAAAATCATTTGCCTTTGTAAAGTATATTCTGCAGTTCGATGGGAATTGATTGAATTTTTAATTCAGTTATTCAATCAGAAGATTACTCCACAAATTCCAGAAATGGGATCTTTAGGAGCTTCCGGAGATTTAGCACCTTTGGCACATCTTTCATTGCCCTGTATCGGGGAAGGAATTTTGAATTACGAATCAAAAGAGTATCCAAGCTTTGATTTGTTGTCGAAACTTAACATTCCAATCCCTTATCTAAGGGCAAAGGAAGGCCTGGCGTTATTAAATGGTACACAATATTCTCTGGCTTTATTATTTACTGCATGGGATTCAGCTGAACGGTCTTATCACAACAGCAATTTAAATGTAGCCCTTTCCATGGAAGCATTTAATTGCAATTTAGGATTTTTACATCCGAAGATTCATGAGATACGAAAACAAGCCGGACAAATTCATGCTGCCAATGAAATTTCAATTTGGTTGGATGGAAGTGATTTAAATACAAGAGATCAAAAATCAGTACAAGATCCGTATTCTTTTAGATGTGCACCACAGGTACACGGAGCAAGTTATGATGTCATACGCTATTGTAAATCCATCATAGAGAATGAAATCAACAGCGTTACAGACAATCCGCTCATGCTTTCTGAAACTGAAATTGTATCGGGTGGAAATTTTCATGCGCAGCCTTTGGCACTGGCATCAGATTTTTTATGTTTGGCTGTAGCGGAATTAGCAAATATTTCTGAACGGAGATTGTATCAATTGGTTTGTGGTTTGCGCGGACTGCCGGATTTTTTAACTTCAGAAGCTGGCTTAAATTCTGGGTATATGATCGTTCAGTATGCTGCCGCTGCCGCAGTCAGTTTAAATAAGCAGTATTGCAGTCCGTCATCAATCGATTCAATTATCAGTTCGAAGGGCCAGGAAGATCATGTAAGCATGGCAGCAAATGCGGGCATTCGATGCAATAAAATTGCGCAACAAACCGAAATGGTATTGGCAATGGAATGGCTTACTGCAACACGCGCTATGCATTTCAGGCAGAACTACAAAACGGGTGCTGCATTAAAAAATCTTATAGCAAAATTTCAGGAGATCGTCCCATTTCAAGCGGAAGATCATATTCCCTCCTTATATTATCAGAAGTCCATTGATTTTCTAAAAACCATAGCTCATTAA
- a CDS encoding T9SS type A sorting domain-containing protein: MVPFHHGLILKFGFVIFLQILLFPQLSYQQNMGSTWIIGFDNNQISDPKFGMTTLDFSEQPLKQTYMHNEYHASSGFINTSISEIKGKILLFTDGLNIYGRNLDIIENGEELNPGEVRNDFSSAFYPVAYNHILLPRPGYDDQYVLFHFSVSYNRDPGDQIRSVVADKFLLTSIYKDKLLDDFKVGEKNNLILAGNFNNSHLAYCRHANGRDWWLVFEKYNSNKHYIYLLDPSGIKLYAEQEIGIIGGKYDWSGNSIFSPDGTMYIKYCFDYGIQLFNFDRCSGSLSNSIQLKTYVNPELKEASIAVSSNSRFLYINDYTRIWQYDLDQINVPGFIDTIGFWDGYFIKDVLTTGFYQMALADDGKIYLSCHSGNIYLHCIDKPNEKGLASNFKLRNIILESWMAGGLPIMPNYQLGVVSNSPCDSISYLAVHDWTTTFKVYPNPTSDEIYFNNKDTTLFPDLSIEIYDGLGKRVKSQILRSSISQVPVSMVDLPDAIYFLHVSDYKGRTVTRKIVKL, from the coding sequence ATGGTACCATTTCATCATGGATTAATACTAAAGTTTGGATTTGTAATTTTTTTACAAATTTTACTTTTTCCGCAGTTGTCTTATCAACAAAATATGGGAAGTACATGGATTATTGGGTTTGATAACAATCAAATTTCAGACCCAAAATTTGGAATGACTACTTTGGATTTTAGTGAACAACCACTAAAACAAACTTATATGCATAATGAATATCATGCGAGTTCAGGTTTTATCAACACATCCATTTCTGAAATTAAAGGAAAAATATTATTATTTACAGATGGATTGAATATTTATGGAAGAAATCTTGATATTATTGAAAATGGGGAAGAATTGAATCCTGGTGAAGTAAGGAATGATTTTAGCTCAGCATTTTACCCTGTTGCATATAATCATATATTGTTGCCCAGGCCGGGATATGACGATCAATATGTTTTATTTCATTTTTCTGTTAGTTATAACAGAGACCCAGGAGATCAGATTCGTTCTGTTGTTGCCGATAAATTTTTATTAACTTCAATTTATAAGGACAAATTATTGGATGATTTTAAAGTAGGAGAAAAAAACAATCTAATATTGGCTGGAAATTTTAATAATTCGCATTTAGCTTATTGCAGACATGCCAATGGTAGGGATTGGTGGCTTGTTTTTGAAAAGTATAATTCAAATAAACACTATATTTATTTATTGGATCCTTCAGGTATAAAATTATATGCTGAACAAGAAATTGGTATAATCGGAGGAAAGTATGATTGGAGTGGAAATAGTATTTTTAGCCCTGATGGAACTATGTATATAAAGTATTGTTTTGATTACGGAATTCAGTTATTTAATTTTGATAGATGTTCGGGGTCATTATCTAATTCCATTCAGTTGAAAACCTATGTAAATCCTGAACTTAAAGAGGCAAGCATTGCTGTCTCATCTAACTCAAGGTTTTTATACATTAATGATTATACCCGAATATGGCAATACGATTTGGACCAAATTAATGTTCCTGGTTTTATTGATACCATAGGTTTTTGGGATGGATATTTTATTAAGGATGTTTTGACAACTGGGTTTTATCAAATGGCTCTCGCAGATGATGGTAAAATCTACTTAAGTTGTCACTCAGGAAACATTTATTTACATTGTATTGATAAGCCAAATGAGAAGGGACTCGCCTCTAATTTTAAATTGCGAAATATTATACTTGAAAGTTGGATGGCTGGTGGACTTCCAATTATGCCAAATTATCAATTGGGGGTTGTAAGCAATAGCCCTTGTGATAGTATAAGTTATCTGGCCGTGCATGATTGGACTACCACTTTTAAAGTATATCCAAACCCAACATCAGATGAGATTTATTTTAACAATAAGGATACCACACTTTTCCCGGATTTGTCCATTGAAATCTATGATGGCTTAGGAAAAAGAGTGAAATCACAAATATTGCGAAGTAGTATATCACAAGTCCCTGTTTCTATGGTTGACTTGCCAGATGCAATTTATTTTCTACATGTTTCCGATTATAAGGGCAGAACTGTAACTAGAAAAATAGTAAAACTGTAA
- a CDS encoding glycosyltransferase family 4 protein — protein sequence MKERFEKAIPRALKAFKADVFLSPDGYLSLSVDIPQYLVVHDLAYIHFPKQVPFLVRTYYQYFVPKHIEKANHIFAVSEATRKDILTQFGCAPNKISIAYNGVRSLFKPMSEEIQQEVRARYSQSKKYFLFVGAIHPRKNVAKLIQAFDLFCLKTDADFQLLIVGRKAWMTDETEAVWQNSPNKSRIQFYSYMDTEQLALVTASAFVAINPSLLEGFGVPVLEALNCDVPVLVSNVFSLPEVAGPGAYLFNPMDEESIAQRMTESIDDPNRTLRIDQGRVHKNLFDWKKSAEHIYQFMKGNLKI from the coding sequence TTGAAGGAAAGGTTTGAAAAGGCAATCCCAAGAGCATTAAAAGCATTCAAAGCAGACGTTTTTTTGAGTCCTGACGGTTATTTGTCCTTGTCAGTGGATATACCACAATATTTAGTGGTACACGATTTAGCTTACATTCATTTCCCAAAACAAGTACCTTTTCTTGTGAGGACGTATTATCAATATTTTGTTCCCAAACACATTGAAAAAGCGAACCATATTTTTGCCGTTTCTGAAGCAACCCGAAAAGACATTTTGACACAATTTGGATGTGCTCCTAACAAAATCAGCATTGCTTACAATGGGGTTCGGTCTTTGTTTAAGCCAATGTCTGAAGAGATTCAGCAGGAGGTTCGTGCACGTTACAGTCAATCAAAAAAATATTTTTTATTTGTTGGAGCGATTCATCCAAGAAAAAATGTAGCAAAGCTCATCCAGGCATTTGATTTATTTTGTTTAAAAACGGATGCAGATTTTCAGTTATTAATTGTTGGAAGAAAGGCCTGGATGACAGATGAAACAGAAGCAGTTTGGCAAAACAGTCCAAATAAAAGTCGCATTCAATTTTATTCGTACATGGATACTGAGCAATTGGCTTTGGTGACAGCATCTGCATTTGTAGCAATCAATCCATCATTATTGGAAGGATTTGGCGTTCCGGTTTTAGAAGCCTTAAATTGTGATGTTCCGGTATTGGTATCCAATGTGTTTTCACTCCCTGAAGTTGCGGGTCCGGGAGCTTATTTGTTTAATCCAATGGATGAAGAATCAATTGCCCAGCGTATGACGGAATCAATAGATGATCCAAATCGCACACTGCGAATAGACCAGGGACGGGTGCATAAAAATCTGTTTGATTGGAAGAAAAGTGCAGAACATATTTATCAATTCATGAAAGGTAATTTGAAAATCTGA